In Buchnera aphidicola (Floraphis choui), the genomic stretch GTATAGTTAGTTGACATAACTTTCCGGTTAATGTAGAGTCTTGTCCACCACTAATTCCTAGAACTAATGTTGTTATATTTGTATAATTTAGTAAGTATGTTTTAATGAAGTTGATTATTCTATAAATTTCATATTTAGGGTTAATAGTAGATTTTACACCTAAATCTCTAATAATTTTTTGTTGTAAACTCATAATTAATATTTTGTAATATGCGTATAATTATTTAAAATAATATATTATATATAATATTTTTGGAATTTCAAACTTAATTGTTGAAGATTATATCTTGAAATTTTAAAAAATATTTTAATAAATCTGATAAAATATATATTGTATAATACAATAAATTTTGTAGATTGGAAAATCATTATGCCTAATTCGTTAGTATTAACGCTTAATTGCGGTAGTTCTTCTTTAAAGTTTTCTGTTATAGATCCAAAACAAAATGAAATAGTACTATCGGGAATAGTAAATCTTTTGTGTTCTTCTAATATAAGTATTTCGTGGAAAATTGGTATTAATAAATATAATAGTTTCTTAAGTAAGAAAACAAATTTTAAAGAAATTATTAAATTTATTTCAAATCATATTTTAAAAAATAATTTAAACATTTTTAATAATATTTCATGTATAGGACATCGTGTTGTTCATGGTGGATCGAAAATAAATAAATCAGTGATAATAGATCAAAGTATAATACAACATATTAAAAATGTTTCACTTTTTGCTCCTTTGCATAATCCTATAAATTTATTGGGTATAAAATCTTCTTTTGATGTTTTCCCTCATTTAAAAAAAAAAAATGTGGCTGTATTTGATACAGCATTTCATAGTACTATACCGAAAATATCTTATTTATATGCTATTCCTTATAGTTTTTATAAGAATCATGGAATTCGAAGATATGGAGCACATGGCATTAGTCATTTTTATGTAATGACTAGGACATCTAAAATCTTAAAAATTCCTACAAGACAATTAAATATTATTACTTGTCATTTAGGACATGGTGCGTCGATATCAGCTATTCGAAATGGTATATGTGTGGATACTTCAATGGGTTTAACACCATTAGAGGGATTAGTTATGGGTACTAGAAGTGGAGATATAGATCCTTCAATTATTTTTTTTATGTACAACGAATTAAAAATGAGTATGAAAGATATTGAATATGTTTTGATGAAAAAATCT encodes the following:
- a CDS encoding acetate kinase, with the translated sequence MPNSLVLTLNCGSSSLKFSVIDPKQNEIVLSGIVNLLCSSNISISWKIGINKYNSFLSKKTNFKEIIKFISNHILKNNLNIFNNISCIGHRVVHGGSKINKSVIIDQSIIQHIKNVSLFAPLHNPINLLGIKSSFDVFPHLKKKNVAVFDTAFHSTIPKISYLYAIPYSFYKNHGIRRYGAHGISHFYVMTRTSKILKIPTRQLNIITCHLGHGASISAIRNGICVDTSMGLTPLEGLVMGTRSGDIDPSIIFFMYNELKMSMKDIEYVLMKKSGLLGLNGISSDFRYLENKYVSDNNIKLSIDIFCNRLSKYISSYTVLMKGKLDAIVFTGGIGENSCLIRTLTVSKLSLINCRVHEKLNALMKLGKEGIISTKHSVSILVIPTNEELVIAKEAISVIRCC